The DNA sequence TAGTTTAAAGACACTGACCAATTATATCTAATTTTCACCTGTTGGTCAACTAAAATGAATATCTTGGTACAATTAGCTTTCATCTCTACATCATTGACAATAAACAATCAGGGATAATATTCGTTATTTAAGTCTTAGGTGTTAAAATAAGGAAAAATTTAGATATATTAATCGTTATGATGCGAATAATTCCCCCTTTACTTTTACTATCTACCACTTGCTTAGTCTCTCTCGGTTTTTTTTCAAGCAATGTTAAAGCAGAAACTCCCTCTTGTGCGATCGCATCTGCTCAAGAATTAGAAGGGATTTGGGAATCAGATGTAACACAAGTTTTGAATAAACAAGGCTTATTGGAGGTTTCAGGAGTTTTAGAAATCAAAGCAAAAACGAATAATATTTTAGAAGGTCAATATACTTGGCAAACGAAGGAAGAAACAAAGATGGGAAATAATAGTGAGGGAGTAAAAGTTGTCGAAGATACAGAGACATTATATGGTGTTTTTAATCCCCGTAACTGTACCCTCAGAATGGTTGAAACGAAAGAGTCAGGGATTCACGAAATTACCATTCTCGATAAAAACACTGTAGAACAAATCTTTATGCAGTCTGGGGAGTATCCTGTCGTTTATATCAGAACTTTGGAAAGAAAATAAGAATTAAACATTAAGAAAAAAAGTTAGAGATGAGGAGTCAGAAGAATTAAGAAAAGTCTCTTCCTCACTCCCTATTCATTACCCATTACTTATTACCCATTACTCAAGTTAAGCTAAAGCAGGTACAGGAATCTGTAAATGAGGATAAAGAGGATAGCGATCGCACAACGCCTCTACTCTATTAATACAGTTAGCTTTCATATCTGCATCATCAGGATTGAGTAAACAATCAGCGATAATATTAGCTACTTCGGTGAAATCTTCTTCTTTTAAACCTCTAGTAGTTTCTGCTGGAGTTCCCAAACGAATACCACTGGTGACAAAAGGAGATTCAGGATCAAAAGGTACAGTATTTTTGTTGGCAGTAATGCTGATTTCTCCTAAAAGTTGATCCGCCACTTTTCCAGTCATACCGATAGAGCGTAAATCTACTAAATTGAGGTGATTATCACTACCGCCAGAAACTAACTTAAACCCTCTATTTACCAACTGATTACCCAATGCTTTAGAATTGGTGATAACTTGTCCGCAATAGGTTTTAAACTCAGGTTTTAAGGCTTCACCAAAAGCCACTGCTTTACCTGCAATTACGTGTTCTAAAGGACCGCCTTGAGTGCCGGGGAAAACAGATTTATTTAATTTTTTACCTAATTCCGCATCACGGGTCAAAATTAAGCCTCCACGAGGTCCTCTGAGGGTTTTATGGGTGGTGGTGGTAACTACATCACAATGAGGTACTGGGTTGGGATGATGTCCTGTAGCTACTAATCCTGCAATGTGAGCAATGTCTGCTAATAAATACGCTCCCACTTCATCCGCGATCGCACTAAATTTTTCAAAATCGATAATACGAGGATAAGCCGAATAACCGCAGATAATTAACTTAGGACGTTCTTTTAAAGCTAACTCACGAATTTGATCATAGTCAAGGCGTTCAGTTTCTTTACTTACACCGTATTGACACACCTCAAACCATTTACCAGAAACATTAACAGGAGAACCATGAGTTAAATGTCCACCGTGAGACAAATCCATGCCCATGATTTTATCGCCAGGGTTAAGCAGAGTTAAAAATACAGCAAAATTAGCCTGTGCGCCTGAATGGGGTTGCACGTTTGCCATTGCCGCACCAAATAACTGTTTTGCTCTTTCAATGGCTAAATCTTCCGCTTGATCAACGAATTTACAACCACCATAGTAGCGTTTACCCGGTAAACCTTCCGCATACTTATTGGTTAAAACAGAACCTTGTGCCGCCATTACCGCAGGAGAGGTAAAATTTTCACTAGCAATTAACTCTAAATGTCCTCTTTGTCTTTGTAATTCATTAGCAATAATTTCCGCTATAGCTGGATCTGTGTCGGCTAAAAATTCTAAGTTAGTTTTACTCACGTTAATTTATTACTTTAATCATAAACATACTTTATCTATAATAATTGATTTGCGATCTGCTCGACACTATCTCAATTTACCTGAGTTTAATTCACCAACCTCTAAATTGGATACAAGAAAGGTGATAAGATTAACGGAGGAATTAAGAGAAAATTACCAATACATCCTCTCGTTTTTATATGGCTTATAGTCTGGAACTTTATTTAGAAGATTTATTTTTCACCCCCCAAAATAAAATACCCTTCATCAAAGAAGAAAATTGGCAAATTTATTTGGAAAAATGGTTAAATTGTCTGGACTTGGATTTCGATTCCACAAAAATCTATGAAATGACTTTAAGACTAAGCAATGATGAGGATATAAAAAGTTTTAATACTCAATTTAGAGACAAAAATCAACCTACAGATGTTTTATCCTTTGCCGCCTTAGAAACTGACTTTCCTGATTTTGATATGGATTTAGTCACATTGGGGGATGTTATTATTTCAGTGGAAACAGCAGAAAAACAAGCCCAACTGCATCTTCATTCTTTAGAGATAGAATTATTATGGTTAGCTAGTCATGGCTTTTTACATTTATTAGGATGGGATCATCCTGACGATGAATCATTAAAAGAAATGCTAAATCTACAAAAATTTTTACTGCACACAATCGGGATTGAATCGGAATCTTTGAACGAATGGTGTGAATAAGTTACTTATGATTTGCTGAAAAATCTTCTGGTTTGGGTTGTTGGGGTGTTAGGGTGTTGAGGTATTGGGGAGAGAGGGGGGGAAATGAGTAATGAATAATGAAATAAGTTAAGAGCTTTTAATTCTTAATTATCAACTATTCACTATTCACTATTCACTAATAAAAGTGAGGCTAATTATTTTTTCAACCAGCTAAACATCGCTCTTAAGTCTTTACCAACTTCTTCGATGGTTTCTTCAGACTCACGACGACGCATGGCAGTAAATCCGGGTTTTCCTGCTTGATTTTCTAAGATAAATTCACGGGCAAATTGTCCAGATTGAATCTCAGTGAGGATTTTCTTCATTTCTGCACGGGTTTCATCGGTGATAACTCTAGGTCCTCTGGTATAATCACCATATTCAGCAGTATTAGAAATACTATTGCGCATTTCTGCTAAACCGCCTTCAACGATTAAGTCAACGATTAATTTAACTTCGTGGAGACATTCAAAGTAAGCCAATTCGGGTTGATAACCAGCAGAAACTAAGGTTTCAAAACCTGCTTTAATTAAAGCGGATAAACCACCACATAATACTGCTTGTTCACCAAATAAGTCGGTTTCGGTTTCTTCACGGAAAGAAGTTTCTAAAATACCAGCACGAGTGCCACCAATACCTTTAGCATAAGCCATAGCGCGATCGC is a window from the Cyanobacterium sp. Dongsha4 genome containing:
- the ilvC gene encoding ketol-acid reductoisomerase, whose translation is MAQMYYDNDAKLELISSKTVAIIGYGSQGHAHALNLKESGVNVIVGLYEGSKSKKSAESAGLKVHSVAEAASLADWIMVLLPDEVQRTVYEQEIAPYLTKGKVLSFAHGFNIHFGQIVPPADVDVIMIAPKGPGHLVRRTYEQGQGVPALFAVYQDASGEARDRAMAYAKGIGGTRAGILETSFREETETDLFGEQAVLCGGLSALIKAGFETLVSAGYQPELAYFECLHEVKLIVDLIVEGGLAEMRNSISNTAEYGDYTRGPRVITDETRAEMKKILTEIQSGQFAREFILENQAGKPGFTAMRRRESEETIEEVGKDLRAMFSWLKK
- the ybeY gene encoding rRNA maturation RNase YbeY, which gives rise to MAYSLELYLEDLFFTPQNKIPFIKEENWQIYLEKWLNCLDLDFDSTKIYEMTLRLSNDEDIKSFNTQFRDKNQPTDVLSFAALETDFPDFDMDLVTLGDVIISVETAEKQAQLHLHSLEIELLWLASHGFLHLLGWDHPDDESLKEMLNLQKFLLHTIGIESESLNEWCE
- the glyA gene encoding serine hydroxymethyltransferase encodes the protein MSKTNLEFLADTDPAIAEIIANELQRQRGHLELIASENFTSPAVMAAQGSVLTNKYAEGLPGKRYYGGCKFVDQAEDLAIERAKQLFGAAMANVQPHSGAQANFAVFLTLLNPGDKIMGMDLSHGGHLTHGSPVNVSGKWFEVCQYGVSKETERLDYDQIRELALKERPKLIICGYSAYPRIIDFEKFSAIADEVGAYLLADIAHIAGLVATGHHPNPVPHCDVVTTTTHKTLRGPRGGLILTRDAELGKKLNKSVFPGTQGGPLEHVIAGKAVAFGEALKPEFKTYCGQVITNSKALGNQLVNRGFKLVSGGSDNHLNLVDLRSIGMTGKVADQLLGEISITANKNTVPFDPESPFVTSGIRLGTPAETTRGLKEEDFTEVANIIADCLLNPDDADMKANCINRVEALCDRYPLYPHLQIPVPALA